One stretch of Alcaligenes faecalis DNA includes these proteins:
- a CDS encoding aminotransferase class V-fold PLP-dependent enzyme, which yields MSQTSTPVDPDGLLEYSVVYTDRALNHMSKTFQEVMREISRTLKQVYQAHSAIVVPGSGSFGMEAVARQFATDRKCMVIRNGWFSYRWTQIFDMGSIPASTTVLKARPIEEGKQAAYAPAPIKEVVAAIQAEKPALVFAPHVETASGIMLPDDYMRQVADAVHAVGGLFVLDCIASGTVWVDMKDVGVDVLISAPQKGWTGSACCGLVMLSERARQHIETTTSTSFACDLRKWLQIMETYENGAHAYHATLPTDSLKVLQEAMAETEALGFDWIRNRQLELGRKVRALLSEHGFRSVAAPGFEAPGVVVCYTTDDGIHSAAKFAKAGLQAASGVPLQCDEPADFKTFRIGLFGLDKLNNLERSVERLAKALDVIEAQ from the coding sequence ATGTCTCAAACCAGCACCCCCGTTGATCCGGACGGCCTGCTTGAATATTCGGTGGTCTACACCGACCGTGCCTTGAACCATATGTCCAAGACCTTCCAGGAAGTGATGCGTGAAATCTCCCGCACGCTCAAACAGGTCTATCAGGCACATTCGGCGATTGTGGTGCCGGGCAGTGGCTCGTTTGGCATGGAAGCGGTGGCCCGTCAGTTTGCAACGGACCGCAAGTGCATGGTGATACGCAATGGCTGGTTCAGCTACCGCTGGACTCAGATTTTTGACATGGGCTCCATCCCTGCAAGCACCACGGTTCTGAAAGCCCGCCCGATCGAGGAAGGCAAGCAGGCTGCTTACGCACCGGCTCCTATCAAAGAAGTGGTCGCCGCGATTCAGGCTGAAAAACCGGCCCTGGTGTTCGCCCCGCACGTGGAAACCGCTTCCGGCATCATGTTGCCCGATGACTATATGCGTCAGGTAGCGGATGCCGTGCACGCGGTGGGCGGTCTGTTTGTGCTGGACTGCATTGCATCGGGCACCGTGTGGGTGGATATGAAGGATGTGGGTGTGGACGTGCTGATCAGCGCTCCGCAAAAAGGGTGGACCGGCTCGGCATGTTGCGGTCTGGTGATGTTGAGCGAGCGCGCTCGTCAGCATATTGAAACCACGACCAGCACCAGCTTCGCCTGCGATCTGCGCAAGTGGCTGCAGATCATGGAAACGTATGAGAATGGTGCTCATGCCTACCACGCAACCTTGCCTACGGATTCCTTAAAGGTGCTGCAAGAAGCGATGGCCGAGACGGAAGCTCTGGGTTTTGACTGGATTCGCAATCGTCAGCTGGAGTTGGGCCGCAAGGTGCGCGCTTTGCTCAGCGAACATGGTTTCCGCAGCGTGGCTGCACCGGGCTTTGAAGCGCCGGGCGTGGTGGTGTGCTACACCACGGACGACGGGATTCATTCGGCTGCGAAGTTTGCCAAGGCCGGTTTGCAAGCCGCTTCGGGCGTGCCGTTGCAGTGTGATGAACCAGCCGATTTCAAGACCTTCCGAATCGGTCTGTTTGGCCTGGACAAGCTGAACAATCTGGAACGCTCGGTGGAGCGTCTGGCCAAGGCTTTGGATGTGATTGAAGCGCAGTAA
- a CDS encoding metallophosphoesterase yields MQVAHFSQNTLGRDIAVGDIHGCFSKLKASLKRIRFDPSKDRLFSVGDLVDRGPESHHVLEWLDLPWFHAICGNHEQLTWRRAIGQPIQEVDHRVHGGLWLDDCTPDEQALIAQGLQALPLAMEIETPLGLVGMVHADFPYDDWQHIHTESFDANDHYVCMWSRDRYVTGYDGMVGGLRALVHGHQTTHQMRQLGNVFFIDTGGWLDHGHFTLLDLKRLVAL; encoded by the coding sequence ATGCAGGTAGCACACTTCAGCCAGAACACCTTGGGGCGGGATATTGCGGTTGGCGATATTCACGGTTGCTTCAGCAAGCTGAAAGCGTCTTTAAAGCGGATTCGTTTTGATCCGTCCAAGGATCGGCTTTTTTCGGTGGGTGATCTGGTGGATCGCGGCCCGGAGTCGCACCATGTTCTGGAATGGCTGGACCTGCCCTGGTTTCATGCGATTTGTGGCAATCACGAGCAGCTGACCTGGCGGCGGGCAATTGGGCAGCCCATTCAGGAAGTGGATCATCGTGTGCACGGCGGGCTATGGCTGGACGATTGCACGCCGGACGAGCAGGCACTTATCGCCCAAGGTCTGCAAGCCCTGCCTTTGGCAATGGAAATTGAAACGCCCTTGGGATTGGTGGGCATGGTGCATGCCGACTTTCCTTACGATGATTGGCAACATATCCATACCGAGAGTTTTGATGCCAATGATCACTATGTCTGTATGTGGTCCAGAGATCGCTATGTGACTGGATACGATGGCATGGTGGGAGGGCTGCGGGCTTTGGTGCATGGGCATCAGACGACTCATCAAATGCGGCAACTGGGGAATGTGTTTTTCATTGATACCGGCGGGTGGCTGGATCATGGGCATTTCACCTTGCTGGATTTGAAGCGATTGGTGGCTTTGTAG
- the mdtN gene encoding multidrug transporter subunit MdtN produces the protein MTQAQKSSPRKGAARLLSVLIVVAAIILAWWYLQRSANNPLSEDAVIGADVVHISSSLPGQIERMVVRDGQFVSRDELLFTVDPVFYQLRLEQAQAELALAQATLDMKQRAVRAEGHNAVIADDQITRAKTNLAMATQSQRRLANLAAKGYVSQQQLDEANTLLRDAQVTLKQATEQSGAAQALVGNTQAEEAMVQARQAGLAMAQRDLEHTQVKAPHNGRIVGLRTGSGEHLMPGTSVFTLLDTDSWYVTGMYRETDLKEIKPGACATVYVMSDPSRKLSGKVEEIGWGVSSQEQINLPRSLPYIQKSMNWVRVAQRFPVRIRLDAPPEDLMRMGASATTIIHRDGDC, from the coding sequence ATGACCCAGGCACAGAAATCCTCCCCCCGTAAAGGCGCTGCCCGCCTGCTGAGCGTGCTGATTGTTGTCGCCGCCATTATCCTGGCATGGTGGTATTTGCAGCGCTCTGCCAACAACCCCTTGTCCGAAGACGCGGTGATCGGCGCCGATGTGGTGCATATCTCCAGTTCCTTGCCAGGGCAGATTGAGCGCATGGTGGTGCGTGATGGCCAGTTCGTCAGCCGCGATGAATTGCTCTTTACTGTGGACCCGGTGTTTTATCAGCTGCGTCTGGAACAGGCTCAGGCTGAACTGGCGCTGGCCCAGGCCACGCTGGACATGAAGCAGCGTGCCGTGCGGGCAGAAGGGCATAACGCCGTGATAGCGGATGATCAGATCACGCGCGCAAAAACCAATTTGGCGATGGCCACACAAAGCCAGCGTCGCTTGGCGAATCTGGCGGCCAAAGGCTATGTCTCTCAACAGCAGCTGGATGAAGCCAATACCTTGCTGCGTGATGCCCAAGTCACCTTGAAACAGGCAACAGAGCAATCCGGTGCGGCTCAGGCTCTGGTGGGCAATACGCAGGCAGAAGAAGCCATGGTGCAAGCGCGCCAGGCAGGTCTGGCAATGGCGCAGCGTGATCTGGAACATACTCAGGTCAAGGCGCCCCACAATGGTCGTATCGTGGGTTTGCGTACCGGCTCGGGTGAACATCTGATGCCCGGCACTTCTGTCTTTACCTTGCTGGATACGGACTCCTGGTATGTCACCGGCATGTACCGGGAAACCGATCTGAAAGAGATCAAACCGGGCGCCTGCGCCACGGTGTATGTGATGTCTGATCCTTCGCGCAAGCTCTCGGGCAAGGTGGAGGAAATTGGTTGGGGCGTCAGCAGTCAGGAGCAGATCAATCTGCCGCGTAGCCTGCCGTATATCCAAAAATCCATGAACTGGGTACGGGTAGCGCAACGCTTTCCGGTACGTATCCGTCTGGATGCGCCACCCGAGGACCTGATGCGCATGGGTGCTTCGGCCACCACCATTATTCATCGCGATGGCGACTGCTAA
- a CDS encoding Na+/H+ antiporter, which produces MDDVNLTLSMLAAVLISNSVVKIIPVAIPAPLVQILLGFLIAGWFNHGMTLNPDLFFYLFLPPLLFLDGWRISKESLIRDRIGILVLAFILVFLTVFGLGHVLHWLIPAMPLPVAFALAAIVSPTDPVAVSAITRRVPLPPRLQALLEGESLFNDASGLVAFRLAVALALGGSFSITSASQNFLWLTLAGLVVGVVTTRALLFLRNLFVRRWGEEPGPEVLFSLLLPFASYFLAEQMEASGILAAVAAGVTMSYAELSGNALAATRMQRKTVWDTLQLSLNGMMFVLLGEQLPAIFRGAVQVVQETGHHNPAWLLVYAVAMCTTLILLRFLCVYAYLWLRRGLSLLGLHHDGETAQANPRLVLVLSIAGVRGAVTLAGVMTLPLTLTDGSPFPARDLAIFLASVVIIVSLLTASLALPPIMKRVSFPALRRRQEQEERAEQAVRHASAQSVAQTLNELIAHNPESSGARYTAMADRVLSNIAHSPQEEGGEQGLAEQALEKDMQIRAIHAARDAVYTLARTHQISDEIARERVRLLDLIELRMS; this is translated from the coding sequence ATGGATGACGTAAACCTGACTTTAAGCATGCTGGCCGCCGTTTTAATCAGCAACAGCGTGGTCAAGATAATACCTGTTGCCATCCCTGCCCCTCTCGTACAGATTCTGCTCGGCTTTCTGATTGCCGGTTGGTTCAATCATGGGATGACCCTGAATCCGGATCTGTTCTTTTACCTTTTTCTGCCACCCTTATTATTTCTGGACGGCTGGCGCATTTCCAAGGAAAGTTTAATTCGGGACCGAATCGGCATTCTGGTTCTGGCCTTCATCCTGGTTTTCTTAACGGTATTCGGATTAGGCCACGTTCTGCATTGGCTCATTCCTGCCATGCCTTTGCCCGTGGCCTTTGCCTTGGCCGCCATTGTCTCGCCTACTGACCCAGTCGCCGTTTCGGCCATTACCCGCCGCGTGCCTCTGCCTCCACGGCTACAGGCTTTGCTGGAGGGTGAATCGCTGTTCAATGATGCGAGCGGTCTGGTTGCGTTCCGACTTGCTGTCGCCCTGGCGCTGGGTGGCTCTTTTTCCATCACCTCTGCCAGCCAGAACTTCCTGTGGCTAACGCTGGCCGGTCTGGTCGTTGGTGTGGTGACCACACGCGCCCTGCTATTTCTGCGTAATCTCTTTGTACGCCGCTGGGGCGAAGAGCCAGGACCAGAAGTTCTGTTCAGTCTGCTCCTGCCCTTTGCGTCCTATTTCCTGGCCGAACAAATGGAGGCCTCCGGCATTCTGGCCGCTGTTGCGGCAGGCGTGACCATGAGCTATGCCGAGCTCTCAGGCAATGCACTGGCGGCCACCCGTATGCAGCGCAAGACCGTCTGGGACACCCTGCAACTTAGCCTGAATGGCATGATGTTCGTCCTGCTGGGCGAGCAACTTCCCGCTATCTTTCGCGGAGCGGTACAGGTTGTCCAGGAGACTGGCCACCACAATCCAGCCTGGCTGCTGGTCTATGCGGTCGCCATGTGTACCACCCTGATTTTGCTGCGCTTTTTATGCGTTTACGCCTACCTGTGGCTAAGACGCGGCCTGTCCCTGCTGGGCCTGCATCATGATGGCGAAACCGCACAAGCCAACCCGCGCCTGGTGCTGGTGCTGTCCATTGCAGGGGTACGGGGTGCCGTCACCTTGGCCGGTGTCATGACCTTGCCGCTCACTCTAACCGATGGCAGTCCTTTTCCTGCCCGGGATCTGGCTATTTTTCTGGCCTCTGTGGTCATTATCGTGTCACTGCTGACGGCCAGCCTGGCCTTGCCCCCCATAATGAAACGAGTCTCCTTCCCTGCCCTGCGTCGACGTCAGGAACAAGAGGAACGGGCCGAGCAAGCAGTGCGTCACGCCAGCGCCCAATCGGTGGCGCAAACATTGAATGAGCTGATTGCCCACAATCCCGAGTCGTCAGGAGCCCGTTATACGGCCATGGCCGATCGAGTTCTGAGCAATATTGCTCACAGCCCCCAGGAAGAGGGAGGCGAGCAGGGTCTGGCAGAGCAAGCACTGGAAAAAGACATGCAAATCCGAGCCATCCATGCCGCGCGTGATGCCGTTTACACTCTAGCTCGCACACACCAGATATCCGATGAAATCGCTCGCGAGAGGGTCCGCCTGCTGGATCTGATCGAACTGCGTATGTCTTGA
- a CDS encoding FUSC family protein produces MATAKTGLSGLARLVWQDLQPTPGRLAQSWRVAVLCALMVLLAMNYGIPESAVSCFVIFFVMKSDAGESSVLALALVVLVSIVVLLMVPLIQVTIQYPAWRLLAMVLTSFVLLFLGVASKLGPLGGIIALVIAFVLTLLGYVPFGEIATRAVLYAWLMTCAPMGLVLIFNLCFGLYPHKVLRRELAARLRLAAQGLMGQADTQDLWDELALGVSAQQKRLGWIRLFHLRPAQEQAELDQAILNTYRALLAVAVLRDQHLDNEQATAFAQICERSAQDIEQGRLPQMDDLPELPASSSLAVQDLRDALLALSGAVSIGKADPEHGSFMVPDAFSNPVYQHHALKATAAAVLCYLIYSAADWQGIHTAMITCYVAALGSTGETVHKLALRIVGCLLGAALGFITILFVMPHLLDIGGLMVVVFLVSLLGAWVFYGPERISYAGIQIAFAFYLVTLQGFGPSFDLDSARDRVIGILLGNAVMYVMFTQIWPVSIAGSVRQRLAKASEGLRGLGTLWQERPAQAVQQSASVAQELSAAKYGLALMQLEPERLRPDQQQAQDMQSQWQDLRQQFIGEAYVPASRHPSD; encoded by the coding sequence ATGGCGACTGCTAAGACTGGCTTGTCGGGTCTGGCGCGGCTGGTCTGGCAAGACTTGCAGCCCACCCCTGGCCGTCTGGCGCAAAGCTGGCGAGTGGCCGTGCTGTGCGCCCTTATGGTGTTGCTGGCCATGAACTACGGCATACCCGAGTCTGCCGTCAGCTGCTTTGTAATCTTCTTTGTGATGAAGTCTGACGCTGGGGAAAGCTCGGTGCTGGCGCTGGCCCTGGTGGTGCTGGTGTCTATTGTGGTGCTGCTGATGGTGCCACTGATTCAGGTCACGATTCAGTATCCGGCCTGGCGTTTGCTGGCCATGGTGCTGACGTCCTTTGTGCTGCTGTTTTTAGGGGTCGCCAGCAAGCTGGGGCCCTTGGGCGGCATTATTGCCTTGGTCATCGCCTTTGTGCTGACCTTGCTGGGCTATGTACCCTTTGGCGAAATTGCTACCCGCGCCGTGCTTTATGCCTGGTTGATGACCTGCGCCCCCATGGGCCTGGTGCTGATCTTCAACCTTTGTTTTGGTTTGTACCCACATAAGGTGCTGCGTCGTGAACTGGCCGCACGCTTGCGTTTGGCGGCGCAGGGTTTGATGGGGCAGGCCGACACGCAGGACTTGTGGGACGAACTAGCTCTGGGAGTCAGTGCCCAACAAAAGCGACTGGGCTGGATACGGCTGTTCCATTTGCGGCCTGCTCAAGAGCAGGCGGAACTGGATCAGGCAATCCTGAACACTTACCGGGCCTTGCTGGCGGTTGCGGTCCTGCGCGATCAGCATCTGGACAATGAGCAGGCCACCGCTTTCGCCCAGATCTGCGAGCGCAGTGCACAAGATATTGAGCAAGGTCGCTTGCCGCAGATGGATGATTTGCCGGAGTTGCCTGCCTCCAGTTCTTTGGCCGTACAGGATTTGCGCGATGCCTTGCTGGCTTTGTCGGGTGCGGTCTCTATTGGCAAGGCAGATCCTGAACATGGCTCCTTCATGGTGCCCGATGCCTTCAGCAATCCTGTGTATCAGCACCATGCCTTGAAGGCGACGGCGGCTGCTGTGCTGTGTTATCTGATCTACAGCGCGGCAGACTGGCAGGGCATTCATACTGCCATGATCACCTGCTACGTAGCCGCCCTGGGCTCCACCGGGGAAACCGTACACAAGCTGGCCTTGCGAATTGTGGGCTGTCTGCTGGGAGCGGCGCTAGGCTTTATCACCATCCTGTTTGTGATGCCGCATCTGCTGGATATTGGTGGTTTGATGGTCGTGGTGTTCCTGGTCTCCTTGTTGGGGGCCTGGGTGTTTTACGGCCCGGAGCGCATCTCTTATGCCGGTATTCAAATTGCCTTTGCCTTTTATCTGGTGACCTTGCAGGGCTTTGGCCCCAGCTTTGATCTGGATTCGGCCCGCGATCGGGTGATCGGGATTTTGCTGGGTAATGCGGTGATGTACGTGATGTTTACCCAGATCTGGCCTGTCAGTATTGCAGGCTCGGTGCGTCAGCGTTTGGCCAAGGCTTCTGAAGGCCTGAGGGGTTTGGGCACCTTGTGGCAGGAACGTCCAGCCCAGGCCGTGCAGCAGTCGGCCAGCGTGGCCCAGGAGCTGTCGGCAGCCAAGTATGGCTTGGCCCTGATGCAGCTGGAACCAGAGCGTTTGCGTCCCGACCAGCAGCAGGCTCAGGATATGCAAAGCCAATGGCAGGATCTGCGCCAGCAGTTCATTGGCGAGGCCTATGTGCCTGCGTCCCGCCACCCAAGCGATTGA
- a CDS encoding YtcA family lipoprotein yields the protein MRALLAGLAALPLLGGCSLAPSVYMAGSYFPAWLVCVLGAVLLTLLIRWGLIRAGVDDALPMRLPVYACLTLALTFAALLLFFE from the coding sequence ATGCGTGCGCTACTAGCCGGTCTGGCTGCCTTGCCCTTGTTGGGGGGATGTTCTCTTGCACCGTCGGTTTATATGGCGGGTTCGTATTTCCCTGCCTGGCTGGTGTGCGTGCTGGGAGCCGTGCTGCTGACCTTGCTGATACGTTGGGGGCTGATTCGCGCGGGTGTGGATGATGCCCTGCCCATGCGTTTGCCCGTCTATGCCTGCCTGACGCTGGCACTGACCTTTGCCGCACTTCTTCTTTTTTTCGAGTGA
- a CDS encoding MarC family NAAT transporter, which translates to MPNELMQLFKLLGLGLAFLLPLANPLTSMVMYLSLGETLSAAEKKQQLRQATLYVILALLITYYAGLWITSALGISMVDMRIGGGLIVAYIGFRMLFPPTVSDVVSKAADQNTAAHNNIAFVPLTLPSTVGPGTMALVISASSKMAGMRGHYAEWVLVATPIILAILIGLIFFICLRSSLSIVRVIGHNGVDAISRIMGFLLVCMAVQLVLEGGQQYAATLLTHSAAP; encoded by the coding sequence ATGCCTAACGAATTGATGCAGTTATTCAAATTGCTCGGCCTGGGGCTGGCATTTTTGCTGCCCCTGGCCAATCCCCTGACCTCGATGGTGATGTATCTGTCTTTGGGCGAAACCCTGAGCGCCGCCGAGAAAAAGCAGCAACTGCGTCAGGCGACGCTGTATGTCATTCTTGCCTTGCTGATTACCTACTACGCCGGTTTGTGGATTACGTCGGCGCTGGGCATTTCCATGGTGGACATGCGAATCGGGGGCGGGCTGATTGTGGCGTATATCGGCTTTCGCATGTTGTTTCCGCCGACCGTCAGCGACGTGGTTTCCAAAGCAGCCGATCAGAACACCGCCGCCCACAACAATATCGCCTTTGTCCCTTTGACTCTGCCCTCCACGGTGGGGCCCGGCACCATGGCGCTGGTCATCAGTGCCTCCTCGAAAATGGCCGGCATGCGCGGACACTATGCAGAATGGGTGCTGGTGGCCACGCCCATCATTCTGGCCATCCTGATCGGTTTGATCTTTTTCATTTGCCTGCGCTCCTCGCTCAGCATCGTGCGGGTGATCGGGCATAACGGCGTCGATGCCATCTCGCGCATCATGGGATTTTTACTGGTCTGCATGGCCGTACAACTCGTCCTGGAAGGCGGACAGCAGTATGCTGCTACGCTGCTGACTCACTCTGCTGCACCCTGA
- a CDS encoding TolC family protein — MAALTLAACAAPDHKSMAQPMPEQDAPEPPRLTLAEYSGPDQSQPAPSVQANHEYSLPELIDLAQRLNPSTRIAWGEAQQAAEAAGMVESTYLPLISASVVGGYMRSDRDSSVNILGREVDVDYDTHLSGAVPSLTLKWLLFDFGKRAALQEAADKLAMASRIAFSGVHQAVIAEVSISYFNYNSARQREKISAQGLKNAALIENIALERQRNGLGTHIEVAQARQLKAQARLHHVNASTLARQSYQTLLGAIGLSPETELKVADSATRPLPNDLDIPGNDTLKKAIAQRPDVQALQAAHQASLAGIDSAEASFMPKLALMGFISKRLGSLSVGSLPEVSPQSSSRGAVLALNIPLYDAGLRNKQVREAQLRADTARERVAKTEQDAYKQMIIAADALRAALESHQAASSLVEAAQITYQGALESYKEGLTGMTLLTEAHSGLLGAQEAQTMAHTAGLVGSVNLAFAMGELNQAPKKP, encoded by the coding sequence ATGGCTGCCCTTACGCTGGCCGCCTGCGCGGCGCCCGATCACAAGTCCATGGCCCAGCCCATGCCCGAGCAAGATGCGCCGGAACCACCCCGCCTGACATTGGCCGAATACAGCGGCCCTGATCAAAGCCAGCCTGCGCCCAGCGTACAGGCCAATCATGAATACAGCCTGCCTGAACTGATAGACCTGGCCCAACGCCTTAACCCCAGCACCCGCATTGCCTGGGGCGAGGCTCAACAAGCAGCCGAAGCCGCCGGTATGGTAGAAAGCACCTACCTGCCCTTGATCTCCGCCAGCGTGGTGGGCGGCTATATGCGCAGCGACCGCGACAGCAGCGTGAATATTCTGGGCAGAGAAGTCGATGTGGACTACGACACCCATTTAAGTGGTGCCGTCCCTTCCCTGACCTTGAAGTGGCTGCTGTTCGACTTTGGCAAACGCGCCGCCCTGCAAGAGGCGGCCGACAAACTGGCCATGGCCAGCCGCATTGCCTTTAGCGGGGTACATCAGGCTGTCATTGCTGAAGTATCCATCAGCTACTTCAACTACAACTCGGCCCGCCAGCGCGAAAAAATTTCCGCTCAGGGCCTGAAAAATGCCGCCCTTATCGAGAACATCGCCCTGGAGCGTCAACGCAATGGACTGGGCACCCATATTGAAGTCGCCCAGGCAAGGCAACTGAAGGCCCAGGCCCGACTACACCATGTGAATGCCAGTACCCTGGCGCGCCAGTCCTACCAAACCTTGTTGGGCGCCATCGGCCTGTCACCCGAAACGGAGCTGAAAGTTGCGGACAGCGCTACCCGCCCCCTGCCCAACGACCTGGATATTCCGGGCAACGACACACTGAAAAAAGCCATCGCCCAACGCCCCGATGTGCAGGCCCTGCAAGCAGCCCACCAGGCCAGTCTGGCCGGCATAGACTCTGCAGAAGCCAGCTTCATGCCTAAGCTGGCCTTGATGGGCTTCATCTCCAAACGGCTGGGTTCGTTAAGCGTAGGCAGCCTGCCCGAAGTCAGCCCGCAATCCTCCTCCCGAGGAGCCGTGCTGGCCTTGAATATCCCGCTCTACGACGCCGGACTACGCAACAAACAAGTACGTGAGGCCCAGCTACGTGCTGACACTGCACGCGAGCGCGTCGCCAAAACCGAGCAGGATGCCTACAAGCAAATGATCATCGCCGCCGACGCGCTACGCGCCGCCCTGGAGTCGCATCAAGCCGCCAGCAGCCTGGTCGAAGCCGCGCAGATCACTTACCAAGGTGCACTGGAGTCCTACAAGGAAGGCTTGACTGGCATGACCTTGCTGACCGAAGCCCACAGCGGTCTATTGGGAGCACAAGAAGCCCAGACCATGGCCCACACGGCAGGTTTGGTCGGCTCCGTAAACCTGGCCTTTGCCATGGGTGAGCTCAATCAAGCACCAAAAAAACCTTGA
- a CDS encoding metal-dependent hydrolase family protein: MQTYSYLGQSPALRQQRQAYRHGLPACVCAHPSIPFIHKRLSAAASFAPNATPASLAFQSNNALDQKPLALAPKLILSNLRLFDGETTELKKGLAVQIDQGRITAVMPIAEIPADATVMDCQNKVLMPGLIDAHWHSLLCAVDQMTAMMADPADLHLIASKEAERTLLRGFTTVRDAGGPSFSLKRGIDMGLLHGPRIYPSGAMIAQTGGHADFRMRYEVPRAEGELSHTERAGVTCIADGADQVLRRVREQLMLGASQIKLMAGGGVTSLYDPLEGLQFSDAELRAAVGAASDWGTYVMVHVYCARGIQRAIKAGVKSIEHGQLADEETARMMAGEGVWWSLQPFLADEDANVQHDPRSKAKQQQVAVGTVRAYELADKYQIQTAWGTDILFTPAHLPHHGRMLSKLTRFYNPLKVLKMATGDNGRLLQLSGLRQPYEGELGVIRPGALADLLLIDGEPEQSLSFLEQPEQNLLLIIKDGKIYKNALPA; encoded by the coding sequence ATGCAGACTTATTCTTACCTGGGCCAGTCCCCTGCCCTGCGCCAACAACGCCAAGCTTACCGTCACGGCTTGCCTGCCTGCGTTTGCGCCCACCCGTCCATTCCCTTCATCCACAAGCGCTTGAGCGCAGCAGCCAGCTTTGCACCCAACGCCACCCCCGCAAGCCTGGCCTTTCAGTCCAATAATGCTCTGGATCAAAAGCCTCTTGCCCTGGCTCCCAAACTGATTCTGAGCAATCTGCGCCTGTTTGATGGTGAAACAACGGAGCTGAAAAAAGGCTTGGCCGTCCAGATTGACCAGGGCCGCATCACCGCCGTGATGCCGATTGCCGAGATTCCGGCCGACGCCACCGTCATGGACTGCCAGAACAAAGTCCTGATGCCTGGCCTGATCGACGCCCACTGGCATAGCCTCCTGTGTGCTGTCGACCAGATGACCGCCATGATGGCCGACCCGGCCGACCTGCATTTGATTGCCAGCAAAGAAGCCGAGCGCACCTTGTTGCGCGGCTTCACCACCGTGCGCGATGCCGGTGGCCCCAGCTTTTCCTTGAAACGCGGCATTGATATGGGCCTGCTGCATGGCCCGCGCATCTACCCTAGCGGCGCCATGATTGCGCAAACCGGTGGCCATGCCGATTTCCGTATGCGCTACGAAGTCCCGCGCGCAGAAGGCGAGCTAAGCCACACCGAACGAGCAGGAGTCACCTGCATTGCCGATGGTGCCGATCAAGTCCTGCGCCGTGTTCGTGAGCAACTGATGCTGGGTGCCAGCCAGATCAAATTGATGGCCGGGGGCGGCGTCACCTCCTTGTACGACCCGCTGGAAGGACTGCAATTTAGCGATGCCGAACTGCGCGCCGCCGTGGGTGCCGCCAGCGACTGGGGTACCTACGTGATGGTGCACGTGTACTGCGCCCGTGGTATCCAGCGTGCTATCAAGGCAGGCGTGAAATCCATCGAGCACGGCCAGCTTGCCGACGAGGAAACCGCCCGCATGATGGCAGGCGAAGGCGTGTGGTGGAGCCTGCAACCCTTTCTGGCCGATGAAGACGCCAACGTCCAGCACGACCCGCGCAGCAAAGCCAAGCAGCAACAAGTGGCCGTTGGAACCGTGCGCGCTTACGAGCTGGCAGACAAATACCAGATCCAGACCGCCTGGGGCACCGACATTCTGTTCACCCCCGCCCATCTGCCCCACCATGGCCGCATGTTGTCTAAGCTGACCCGTTTTTACAATCCGCTCAAAGTGCTGAAAATGGCGACGGGCGACAATGGCCGACTGCTGCAGCTGTCTGGCCTGCGTCAGCCCTATGAAGGCGAACTGGGCGTAATCCGGCCCGGTGCTCTGGCCGACCTGTTGCTGATCGATGGCGAACCCGAGCAAAGCCTGAGCTTTCTGGAACAGCCCGAGCAGAACCTGCTGCTGATCATCAAGGACGGCAAGATTTACAAGAACGCCCTGCCCGCCTGA